A single window of Streptomyces sp. NBC_00464 DNA harbors:
- a CDS encoding GNAT family N-acetyltransferase, whose amino-acid sequence MTTNNGPVPFSTDRLDAVPLRVAHADEMAAVLNDPGLHTFTGGAPESADELRARYERQTAGSPDPDERWWNWVLRVRGEDRLAGYVQATVNVTGARAEIAWVTGTEWQGRGYAKEAAKGLVAHLLDGGAVRTVIAHIHPDHAASAAVAGAAGFVPTGEWEDGEERWRLGAP is encoded by the coding sequence ATGACGACGAACAACGGGCCTGTGCCCTTCTCGACCGACCGTCTCGACGCCGTGCCCCTGCGGGTGGCACACGCGGACGAGATGGCCGCGGTGCTGAACGATCCCGGCCTCCACACCTTCACCGGCGGCGCCCCGGAGTCGGCCGACGAACTGCGCGCCCGCTACGAACGGCAGACCGCGGGATCCCCGGACCCGGACGAGCGCTGGTGGAACTGGGTGCTGCGGGTGCGGGGCGAGGACCGCCTGGCGGGCTATGTGCAGGCCACGGTGAACGTGACCGGCGCCCGGGCGGAGATCGCCTGGGTGACCGGGACGGAGTGGCAGGGGCGGGGGTACGCCAAGGAGGCGGCGAAGGGCCTGGTCGCGCACCTGCTGGACGGGGGAGCGGTCCGTACGGTCATCGCCCACATCCACCCCGACCATGCGGCGTCGGCCGCGGTGGCGGGCGCTGCGGGGTTCGTACCGACCGGTGAGTGGGAGGACGGGGAGGAGCGGTGGCGGCTGGGGGCACCGTGA
- a CDS encoding WD40 repeat domain-containing protein: MRSYRLTAFGAAAVLLSLAVAGPALADDGDADRSFTIEDPRITESSGLAASRAHPGIYWTHNDSDDGPYVFAVDSRTGKTVARITMKGVGAPRDVEAISMGPDGNLYVGDIGDNLNGSWDHVWIYRFPEPKELRDATVRATQFDVKYADGPRNAEALMVHPKTGRVYIASKNEDGGGLYEGPAKLTTGGDNVFRRVGEVPWVTDGAFSPDGKELVLRSYFSARGYPFANGRLGKDYPVESPLLGQAESVTYTADGSALMYGSEGAQSDVVRVDLKEGEGDEPARAGGTSPASAGAGSGTGEDGVPVKGTTLTGGIVLASLALVLFVSTRRRKR; encoded by the coding sequence ATGCGTTCGTATCGACTGACTGCCTTCGGCGCCGCCGCCGTGCTGCTTTCCCTCGCCGTGGCAGGGCCTGCCCTTGCCGATGACGGGGATGCCGACCGGAGCTTCACGATCGAGGACCCGCGGATCACCGAGTCCAGCGGCCTCGCCGCCAGCCGCGCCCACCCGGGGATCTACTGGACGCACAACGACAGCGACGACGGGCCGTACGTCTTCGCCGTCGACTCCCGCACCGGGAAAACCGTCGCGCGCATCACCATGAAGGGGGTCGGAGCGCCCCGGGACGTCGAGGCGATCTCGATGGGTCCCGACGGGAATCTGTACGTCGGTGACATCGGCGACAACCTGAACGGCAGCTGGGACCACGTCTGGATCTACCGCTTCCCCGAGCCGAAGGAGCTCCGGGACGCGACGGTCCGGGCCACGCAGTTCGACGTGAAGTACGCCGACGGGCCGCGCAACGCGGAGGCGCTCATGGTCCACCCGAAGACCGGCCGCGTGTACATCGCGTCGAAGAACGAGGACGGCGGCGGGCTGTACGAAGGCCCCGCGAAGCTCACGACCGGCGGGGACAACGTGTTCCGGCGGGTCGGGGAGGTGCCGTGGGTGACGGACGGGGCGTTCTCGCCGGACGGCAAGGAGCTGGTGCTGCGCTCGTACTTCAGCGCCCGTGGCTACCCCTTCGCGAACGGGCGGCTCGGCAAGGACTACCCGGTCGAGTCCCCGCTGCTCGGGCAGGCCGAGTCGGTGACGTACACGGCGGACGGTTCGGCGCTGATGTACGGCTCCGAGGGGGCGCAGAGCGATGTGGTGCGGGTGGACCTGAAGGAGGGGGAGGGCGACGAGCCCGCGCGGGCGGGCGGCACGTCGCCCGCGTCCGCCGGCGCGGGCAGCGGAACGGGCGAGGACGGTGTGCCGGTGAAGGGCACCACGCTGACCGGCGGCATCGTTCTCGCCTCGTTGGCGCTGGTGCTGTTCGTGAGCACGCGACGCCGGAAGAGGTGA
- a CDS encoding DUF6338 family protein has protein sequence MVPGTVQQLTILLILVLPGVFYQAVRERLRGPLATEQEPQNRLVRAIAAGALLDTLYAVVAGPWLVRLLAGDGEGPLAGVLRRPREAGFAALLLIVAVPSALAWAEAVWRRRHARAQYEPTPTAWDALFRDRGSCFVRVRLKSGLWVGGWLGSRSAVSAYPQSGDLYLQAQYRVGPDGGFLGKVPGTAGVYVRASDIEVLEVLLAPSAGAAGEGGG, from the coding sequence ATGGTTCCGGGAACAGTGCAGCAGCTGACCATCCTGCTGATCCTCGTGCTGCCCGGCGTCTTCTACCAGGCCGTACGGGAACGGCTGCGCGGTCCCCTCGCCACCGAGCAGGAGCCGCAGAACCGTCTCGTGCGCGCCATTGCCGCGGGGGCCCTGCTCGACACCCTCTACGCGGTGGTCGCGGGGCCGTGGCTGGTGCGGCTGCTGGCCGGGGACGGGGAGGGGCCACTCGCCGGGGTGCTGCGGCGGCCCCGCGAGGCGGGATTCGCCGCGCTGCTCCTGATCGTCGCCGTGCCGTCCGCACTGGCCTGGGCGGAGGCGGTGTGGCGCAGGCGGCACGCGCGGGCGCAGTACGAGCCGACGCCGACCGCCTGGGACGCCCTCTTCCGTGACCGGGGGTCGTGCTTCGTGCGCGTACGCCTCAAGAGCGGTCTGTGGGTGGGGGGTTGGCTGGGATCGCGGTCGGCCGTCTCCGCGTATCCGCAGAGCGGGGATCTCTATCTGCAGGCTCAGTACCGTGTGGGGCCCGACGGCGGTTTCCTCGGGAAGGTGCCCGGCACCGCGGGTGTGTATGTGCGGGCGAGTGACATAGAAGTGCTGGAGGTGCTGCTCGCGCCGTCCGCGGGGGCGGCCGGAGAGGGTGGCGGATGA
- a CDS encoding Uma2 family endonuclease yields MSAAAVEHPCEDEPELSLLEEANKLAEQLPGRRVEIIGGVITVAPPRDGPHARALTKLMRPFIAAGLDDGDSAVLQGIGLWLPGGPEDYAIPDLAIVDADLDEHRIENNCYDPAVFRLVLEVTSSNYKSDLRHKVAVYAEAKIPVYVILDRKHGRVHVLTEPVGGTYDRHEVYAPGQEAPLPDSIGAEVALDVAGLIKAGRAGSSPSDD; encoded by the coding sequence ATGTCTGCAGCAGCAGTCGAGCACCCCTGTGAAGACGAGCCGGAACTGTCGTTGCTCGAAGAAGCCAACAAGCTCGCGGAGCAGCTTCCCGGTCGTCGCGTCGAGATCATCGGAGGCGTCATCACCGTGGCCCCACCCCGGGACGGCCCGCACGCCCGCGCCCTGACCAAGCTCATGCGGCCGTTCATCGCGGCCGGACTCGACGACGGGGACTCGGCAGTCCTCCAGGGCATCGGCCTCTGGCTGCCGGGCGGCCCCGAGGACTACGCCATCCCCGACCTCGCGATCGTCGACGCCGATCTCGACGAGCACAGGATCGAGAACAACTGCTACGACCCGGCCGTCTTCCGCCTCGTCCTGGAGGTCACCTCCAGCAACTACAAAAGCGACCTACGGCACAAGGTCGCCGTGTACGCCGAGGCCAAGATCCCCGTCTACGTGATCCTCGACCGCAAGCACGGCCGGGTCCACGTCCTGACCGAGCCCGTAGGCGGCACGTACGACCGCCACGAGGTCTACGCCCCCGGCCAGGAAGCCCCGCTCCCCGACTCGATCGGCGCCGAGGTGGCCCTCGACGTCGCCGGACTGATCAAGGCCGGCCGGGCAGGATCAAGCCCGTCCGACGATTGA
- a CDS encoding CHAT domain-containing protein, protein MTPETAADRILQQAERTDTDPTALEWFLGAEAAEAADDVRGGLVLPDGNVWGLGALALGYADWCRYLAGDEADPGALGSALLGFVAVHEQNPEHVPHGLRPLFATLSGDPAGAATEPGFAYHAGIGLTLLFQQSRHPGSLPLAETLLRHAATAFGEGSLEQGTCLSDLGLILFYGFQDGAGLQALADAVRTHRAAVVCAPGVRDEQARRHGNLGYVLRHWSEANADQDRMREAVAELRKAVELTTWNNPNRPQHSAVLGSALCSAALTLDDPALRSEGIALLRTTLAEPDVMLPGRASFLSDLGISLLQGAAEGGGGAAAYEEGIAACRTAADTAPNPFEHTMYLSNLALLLTGHAMRTDDPGALGDAYEAARDALDAAPAGHPVRAQAHLTLSQVLNARHTATGSTEDLEEAVAQARRGTECVPADDLVRRVLHTTAFADLLFKRTFRHLWTAGELGDPGELHHAITLLRALAGEVPARSAERARVLLALGRCLQVSGGADSVDEAIDCFRKCLVLPSPNSHFEAITRFGLGAALAHRAGADDHTWRQGADEMLRALGLLPAGDPLYWECHAEYAYALMERGDATSGVDLYEEAVRLIREELEHAPLSRADKAVHWSNIGHGLMNIAMRTGRSELFTEVVATHRTAVALSSAEDFLHAHQLMGLGEALLTLAEFCSATEAWQEGIEVLRAAVAASDEDTYGGADCRTALGDALRNLARLASDPAPLEEAVRWHREALVMAPGRPSPVALLGLANSLGALYRYTRDARQSDEAVHHFRAALADLGAPQPATAELRGSVLTSLGYLQWSRARNTGDELLMDAAVDTLREAVTHASRTRVSMALTNLGSALMDRSRRTGNRAWMAEAVTVLRRAVKDSLPSAMDRPLHLNNLAEALRHWAKLVGDASATDEAITLLRAAMAVEHGDVGGPETAAINLGDLLVDRAQTNKDPQAIDEARQVLEEAVQRLGKEHPSRFFALQKLTMACVFAADLTEDPTGATARQARQRAAAAARESLACTPEGDPSHSLSQLMLAIAQLDRSKAGEQVDLAEVVRLTRSCAQNPVAHSASRLQAARGWGLASIRAGDRTEALEGYAYAVGLLPGMAPRSLARVDQEARLSGSDGVASDAAALAIEAGRNEHALALLEQGRGVLLAQGLENRADVSRLRDLDPARAAEFEQIRDGLSTPPPLSPAQDDHEASASAEARHVMAQRWKQLLAEVRELPGLEGFLNPPSVPELIAAAACGPVVVVNVSTYRCDALVVTADAGIDVVPLPDLTLGATMERAAEFIDGMETAYGANGVDNAVAMMHTLSGTLGWLWDTVAAPVLDHLGLDAEPGDGDPWPRLWWCPTGWMSFLPLHAAGRGRPDSGTWVIDRVISSYTPTLRALVRARSGLATGTRAGTPTGAPAQPSPLVVALADTPGAPSLPGVAREAELLAELFPARRLLAGPDATVEAVGGALEAHPWVHFSCHGISELLNPSQSGLALYDGRLTVSDVATRRPRNPELAMLSACSASQGGIKMSDEAIQLTASFQLAGYPHVIGTLWPIADKLATHLTEEFYTALAEDVARGRPIDPAAALHHPVRALRDRYARAPHLWAAHIHTGP, encoded by the coding sequence ATGACGCCGGAGACCGCCGCGGACCGCATCCTCCAGCAGGCCGAACGCACGGACACCGATCCCACCGCCCTGGAATGGTTCCTCGGGGCGGAAGCCGCGGAGGCGGCCGACGACGTGCGCGGCGGCCTCGTCCTGCCCGACGGGAACGTGTGGGGCCTCGGGGCCCTGGCTCTCGGCTACGCCGACTGGTGCCGCTACCTCGCGGGGGACGAAGCCGATCCGGGGGCGCTCGGCTCCGCTCTGCTCGGGTTCGTCGCGGTGCACGAGCAGAACCCGGAGCACGTCCCGCACGGGCTGCGCCCGCTGTTCGCCACGCTGTCCGGCGATCCGGCCGGCGCCGCGACGGAGCCCGGCTTCGCGTACCACGCCGGCATCGGGCTGACGCTGCTGTTCCAGCAGAGCCGCCACCCCGGAAGCCTGCCCCTCGCCGAAACCCTGCTGCGGCACGCCGCCACCGCCTTCGGCGAGGGCAGCCTTGAGCAGGGCACCTGTCTGTCGGACCTCGGACTCATCCTCTTCTACGGATTCCAGGACGGCGCCGGCCTCCAGGCACTCGCCGACGCCGTCCGCACACACCGCGCCGCCGTGGTCTGCGCACCGGGCGTCCGCGACGAACAGGCCCGCAGGCACGGCAACCTGGGGTACGTCCTCCGGCACTGGTCCGAGGCGAACGCGGACCAGGACCGGATGCGGGAGGCCGTCGCCGAACTGCGCAAGGCGGTGGAGCTCACCACCTGGAACAACCCGAACCGCCCCCAGCACAGCGCCGTCCTCGGCTCCGCGCTGTGCAGCGCCGCCCTGACCCTGGACGATCCGGCGCTGCGCTCCGAGGGCATCGCGCTGCTGCGCACCACCCTTGCGGAGCCGGACGTCATGCTGCCCGGCCGGGCCTCGTTCCTCTCCGACCTGGGCATCTCCCTGCTCCAGGGGGCCGCGGAGGGCGGTGGCGGCGCTGCGGCGTACGAGGAGGGCATCGCCGCCTGCCGCACGGCCGCGGACACGGCCCCCAATCCCTTCGAGCACACCATGTACCTCAGCAACCTCGCCCTGCTGCTGACCGGGCACGCCATGCGCACCGATGACCCGGGCGCCCTGGGCGACGCGTACGAAGCCGCCCGCGACGCCCTCGACGCCGCACCGGCCGGGCATCCCGTGCGCGCCCAGGCACACTTGACCCTCTCCCAGGTACTGAACGCCCGGCACACGGCGACGGGCAGCACGGAAGACCTGGAGGAGGCCGTTGCCCAAGCCCGCCGGGGGACGGAGTGCGTACCGGCCGACGACCTCGTCCGACGGGTGCTCCACACCACCGCGTTCGCCGACCTGCTGTTCAAGCGCACCTTCCGGCACCTGTGGACCGCCGGGGAACTCGGTGACCCGGGAGAACTCCACCACGCGATCACCCTGCTGCGCGCCCTTGCCGGCGAGGTTCCGGCGCGCTCGGCCGAGCGCGCCCGCGTCCTCCTGGCACTCGGGCGCTGCCTACAGGTCTCGGGCGGCGCCGACAGCGTCGACGAGGCCATCGACTGCTTCCGCAAGTGCCTCGTACTGCCGTCCCCCAACAGCCACTTCGAGGCGATCACGCGCTTCGGACTCGGGGCGGCGCTGGCCCACCGCGCCGGTGCGGACGACCACACCTGGCGGCAGGGCGCCGACGAGATGCTCCGGGCCCTCGGCCTGCTCCCGGCCGGCGACCCGCTGTACTGGGAATGCCATGCGGAGTACGCCTACGCCCTCATGGAACGGGGCGATGCGACGAGTGGCGTCGACCTGTACGAGGAAGCGGTGCGCCTCATCCGCGAGGAGCTGGAGCACGCCCCGCTCTCCCGCGCCGACAAGGCCGTGCACTGGTCGAACATCGGCCACGGCCTGATGAACATCGCCATGCGCACCGGCCGCTCCGAGCTCTTCACCGAAGTGGTGGCCACCCACCGCACAGCCGTGGCCCTGTCATCGGCGGAGGACTTCCTCCACGCGCACCAGCTCATGGGCCTCGGCGAGGCCCTGCTGACTCTCGCCGAATTCTGCTCGGCCACCGAGGCCTGGCAGGAGGGCATCGAGGTGCTGCGCGCAGCCGTGGCCGCCTCGGACGAGGACACCTACGGCGGGGCCGACTGCCGCACGGCCCTCGGGGACGCCCTGCGCAACCTCGCCCGTCTCGCCTCCGACCCCGCTCCGCTGGAGGAGGCCGTCCGATGGCACCGGGAAGCGCTCGTGATGGCTCCGGGGCGCCCCTCGCCCGTGGCGCTGCTGGGCCTCGCGAACAGTCTGGGGGCGCTCTACCGCTACACCCGCGACGCACGGCAGAGCGACGAAGCCGTCCACCACTTCCGCGCCGCTCTGGCCGACCTGGGCGCCCCGCAGCCGGCAACGGCCGAACTGCGGGGCTCCGTCCTCACCAGCCTGGGCTACCTCCAGTGGAGCCGGGCCCGTAACACCGGCGACGAACTCCTCATGGACGCCGCCGTCGACACCCTGCGCGAGGCCGTGACCCACGCTTCCCGGACGCGCGTCAGCATGGCGCTCACCAACCTGGGAAGCGCGCTCATGGACCGCAGTCGGCGCACCGGGAACCGCGCCTGGATGGCCGAAGCGGTGACGGTGCTGCGCCGCGCGGTGAAGGACAGCCTGCCGTCGGCCATGGACCGTCCCCTGCACCTGAACAATCTCGCCGAAGCGCTGCGCCACTGGGCCAAGCTCGTCGGCGACGCGTCCGCCACCGACGAGGCGATCACACTCCTGCGTGCGGCGATGGCGGTGGAACACGGCGACGTCGGGGGCCCCGAGACGGCCGCGATCAACCTGGGGGACCTGCTGGTCGACCGCGCCCAGACGAACAAGGACCCCCAGGCGATCGATGAAGCCCGGCAGGTCCTCGAAGAGGCCGTGCAACGGCTCGGGAAGGAGCATCCCTCACGCTTCTTCGCCCTGCAGAAACTGACGATGGCCTGCGTCTTCGCCGCCGACCTGACGGAGGATCCCACAGGGGCGACGGCCCGGCAGGCGCGGCAGCGGGCGGCCGCTGCCGCCCGGGAATCGCTCGCCTGCACACCAGAGGGAGACCCGAGTCACTCCTTGTCCCAACTCATGCTGGCCATAGCGCAGTTGGACCGCTCCAAGGCAGGGGAACAGGTCGACCTGGCGGAGGTGGTCCGGCTCACCCGCAGCTGCGCGCAGAATCCGGTCGCCCACAGCGCGTCCCGGCTCCAGGCCGCCCGCGGCTGGGGGCTGGCGTCGATAAGGGCGGGTGACCGCACGGAGGCCCTGGAGGGATACGCGTACGCCGTCGGCCTGCTGCCCGGCATGGCACCCCGCAGCCTCGCCCGCGTCGATCAGGAGGCACGGCTGAGCGGCAGCGACGGTGTGGCGAGCGACGCCGCCGCGCTCGCGATCGAGGCGGGCCGGAACGAACACGCCCTCGCCCTGCTCGAACAGGGGCGGGGAGTACTGCTGGCCCAGGGCCTGGAGAACCGGGCCGACGTGTCACGGCTGCGCGACCTCGACCCCGCCCGCGCAGCCGAGTTCGAGCAGATCCGCGACGGGTTGAGCACCCCTCCCCCGCTCTCCCCGGCCCAGGACGACCACGAGGCGAGCGCGAGCGCCGAGGCCCGCCACGTCATGGCCCAGCGCTGGAAACAACTCCTGGCGGAGGTAAGGGAACTGCCCGGCCTGGAGGGCTTCCTGAACCCGCCCTCCGTACCGGAACTGATCGCAGCCGCCGCCTGCGGCCCCGTCGTGGTCGTCAACGTCAGCACCTACCGCTGCGACGCCCTGGTCGTGACCGCCGACGCCGGGATCGACGTGGTCCCGCTGCCCGATCTCACCCTGGGCGCCACGATGGAGCGGGCGGCGGAGTTCATCGACGGGATGGAGACGGCGTACGGCGCGAACGGCGTCGACAACGCCGTCGCCATGATGCACACCCTCTCCGGAACCCTGGGCTGGCTCTGGGACACGGTCGCCGCCCCGGTCCTCGACCACCTCGGCCTGGACGCGGAACCGGGCGACGGGGACCCCTGGCCCCGCCTGTGGTGGTGCCCCACCGGCTGGATGTCCTTCCTGCCGCTGCACGCGGCCGGGCGGGGCAGGCCGGACTCCGGCACCTGGGTCATCGACCGCGTCATCTCCTCGTACACCCCGACCCTGCGCGCCCTGGTCCGGGCCCGAAGCGGTCTCGCCACCGGCACCCGCGCCGGAACCCCCACCGGCGCCCCCGCCCAGCCGTCACCGCTGGTCGTCGCCCTCGCCGATACGCCGGGGGCGCCATCCCTGCCCGGCGTCGCGCGCGAGGCGGAACTGCTCGCGGAGCTGTTCCCCGCGAGGCGCCTGCTGGCCGGCCCCGACGCCACGGTCGAAGCGGTCGGCGGGGCGCTCGAAGCCCACCCCTGGGTCCACTTCAGCTGCCACGGCATCAGCGAACTGCTCAACCCCTCACAGAGCGGTCTCGCCCTGTACGACGGCCGGCTCACCGTGTCCGACGTCGCCACCCGGCGCCCGAGGAACCCGGAACTCGCCATGCTGTCCGCCTGCTCCGCGTCCCAGGGCGGCATCAAGATGTCCGACGAGGCGATCCAGCTGACCGCGTCCTTCCAACTGGCCGGATATCCGCATGTGATCGGGACCCTGTGGCCCATCGCCGACAAGCTGGCGACGCACCTCACCGAGGAGTTCTACACCGCGCTCGCCGAGGACGTCGCCCGGGGCCGTCCCATCGATCCGGCCGCCGCCCTGCACCACCCGGTCAGGGCCCTGCGCGACCGCTACGCGCGGGCGCCGCACCTATGGGCGGCGCACATCCACACCGGCCCGTAG
- the serC gene encoding phosphoserine transaminase produces the protein MADIQIPADIKPADGRFGAGPSKVRTEALDALAATGTSLLGTSHRQAPVKNLVGAVRDGVRDLFSLPEGYEVILGNGGSTAFWDIATHGLIESKSQHLNFGEFSSKFAKAAKLAPWLADPTVIASDPGTHPDPKAEAGVDVYAFTHNETSTGVAAPIKRVAGADEGSLVLVDATSGAGGLPVDIAETDVYYFAPQKSFASDGGLWIGVFSPAALERAARVHASGRHIPEFFSLPTAIDNSLKNQTYNTPALATLFLLNEQLTWMNTQGGLEFTTGRTAASSGHLYGWAEESKYATPFVTDAAKRSQVIGTIDFADEIDAAAIAKVLRANGIVDTEPYRKLGRNQLRVAMFPAIDPSDVQALTACIDYVIEKL, from the coding sequence GTGGCCGACATCCAGATTCCCGCTGACATCAAGCCCGCCGACGGACGCTTCGGCGCCGGTCCTTCCAAGGTGCGGACGGAGGCGCTCGACGCGCTGGCCGCCACCGGTACGTCTCTTCTCGGTACGTCCCACCGCCAGGCCCCGGTGAAGAACCTGGTCGGCGCGGTACGTGACGGCGTGCGCGACCTCTTCTCCCTCCCCGAGGGCTACGAGGTGATCCTGGGCAACGGCGGCTCCACCGCCTTCTGGGACATCGCGACGCACGGTCTGATCGAGTCGAAGTCCCAGCACCTCAACTTCGGTGAGTTCTCGTCGAAGTTCGCGAAGGCCGCCAAGCTCGCCCCGTGGCTGGCCGACCCGACCGTCATCGCCTCCGACCCGGGCACCCACCCGGACCCGAAGGCCGAGGCGGGCGTCGACGTCTACGCCTTCACCCACAACGAGACCTCCACCGGTGTCGCCGCGCCGATCAAGCGCGTCGCGGGCGCCGACGAGGGCTCCCTGGTCCTGGTGGACGCCACCTCGGGCGCGGGCGGCCTGCCGGTCGACATCGCCGAGACGGACGTCTACTACTTCGCCCCGCAGAAGTCCTTCGCCTCCGACGGCGGCCTGTGGATCGGCGTCTTCTCCCCGGCGGCCCTGGAGCGCGCGGCGCGCGTCCACGCCTCCGGCCGGCACATCCCGGAGTTCTTCTCGCTGCCGACGGCGATCGACAACTCCCTGAAGAACCAGACGTACAACACCCCGGCGCTCGCCACGCTGTTCCTCCTGAACGAGCAGCTGACCTGGATGAACACCCAGGGCGGCCTGGAGTTCACCACCGGCCGCACGGCCGCCTCCTCCGGCCACCTGTACGGCTGGGCCGAGGAGTCGAAGTACGCGACCCCGTTCGTCACGGACGCGGCCAAGCGCTCGCAGGTCATCGGCACGATCGACTTCGCGGACGAGATCGACGCCGCCGCGATCGCCAAGGTGCTCCGCGCCAACGGCATCGTCGACACGGAGCCGTACCGCAAGCTGGGCCGCAACCAGCTGCGCGTGGCGATGTTCCCGGCGATCGACCCGTCGGACGTCCAGGCGCTGACGGCGTGCATCGACTACGTGATCGAGAAGCTGTAA
- a CDS encoding PPOX class F420-dependent oxidoreductase has protein sequence METTPELKPFVKQYAVLLSTRRQDGTHADTPVNIAVEGDHAYIRTFSSAWKVERMRNHPVVRIGPCTLRGRPTGPQITAHARLLQAGSKENTHAARMLSRKYPAMHGVLVPLAHRIKRDRTLHYEIRPLDS, from the coding sequence ATGGAGACGACCCCTGAGCTGAAGCCGTTCGTGAAGCAGTACGCCGTCCTGCTCAGCACGCGGCGCCAGGACGGGACGCACGCGGACACCCCCGTGAACATCGCCGTCGAGGGCGACCACGCCTACATCCGTACGTTCTCCTCGGCGTGGAAGGTCGAGCGGATGCGCAACCACCCCGTCGTGAGGATCGGCCCGTGCACACTGCGCGGCCGGCCGACCGGACCGCAGATCACCGCGCACGCCCGCCTCCTCCAGGCCGGATCGAAGGAGAACACGCACGCCGCCCGGATGCTCTCCCGCAAGTACCCGGCCATGCACGGCGTGCTCGTCCCGCTCGCGCACCGGATCAAGCGCGACAGGACCCTGCACTACGAGATCCGGCCACTCGACTCCTGA
- a CDS encoding cytochrome P450 family protein, with protein MTRIALDPFVADLDGESAALRAAGPLAEVELPGGVHCYAVTHHAAARQLLTDSRVVKDINVWGAWQRGEIPMDWPLIGLANPGRSMLTVDGADHRRLRTLVAQALTVKRVERLRAGIEALTTASLDRLAALPKGEKVDLKAEFAYPLPMNVISELMGVDGADHPRLKELFEKFFSTQTPPEEVPQMMADLGTLFTKIVDAKRAEPGDDLTSALIAASEDGDHLTNEEIVNTLQLIIAAGHETTISLIVNAVVALQTHPEQRKQVLSGELPWENVIEETLRWNTPTSHVLIRFATEDVTVGDKVLPKGEALIVSFGALGRDEEQYGPTAGEFDATRSPNRHIAFGHGPHVCPGAALSRLEAGVALPALYERFPELELAVPASELRNKPIVTQNDLFDLPVELG; from the coding sequence ATGACCCGCATCGCCCTCGACCCGTTCGTCGCCGACCTCGACGGCGAGAGCGCCGCCCTGCGCGCCGCCGGCCCGCTCGCCGAGGTGGAGCTGCCCGGCGGGGTGCACTGCTACGCGGTCACGCACCACGCGGCGGCGCGGCAGCTGCTGACCGACTCCCGGGTCGTGAAGGACATCAACGTCTGGGGTGCCTGGCAGCGCGGCGAGATCCCGATGGACTGGCCGCTGATCGGTCTGGCCAACCCGGGCCGCTCGATGCTGACCGTCGACGGCGCCGACCACCGCCGGCTGCGCACCCTGGTGGCGCAGGCCCTCACCGTGAAGCGGGTGGAGCGGCTGCGCGCGGGCATCGAGGCGCTGACGACCGCGAGCCTGGACCGGCTCGCGGCTCTGCCCAAGGGCGAGAAGGTCGACCTGAAGGCCGAGTTCGCCTACCCGCTGCCGATGAACGTGATCAGCGAGCTGATGGGCGTGGACGGCGCCGACCACCCGCGCCTCAAGGAGCTCTTCGAGAAGTTCTTCTCGACGCAGACGCCGCCGGAGGAGGTTCCCCAGATGATGGCGGACCTCGGCACGCTCTTCACGAAGATCGTCGACGCGAAGCGGGCCGAACCGGGCGACGACCTGACCAGCGCCCTGATCGCGGCCTCCGAGGACGGCGACCACCTCACCAACGAGGAGATCGTCAACACCCTCCAGCTGATCATCGCGGCCGGTCACGAGACGACGATCAGCCTGATCGTGAACGCCGTGGTCGCACTCCAGACCCACCCCGAGCAGCGCAAGCAGGTCCTGTCGGGCGAGCTGCCGTGGGAGAACGTGATCGAGGAGACCCTGCGCTGGAACACCCCGACCTCGCACGTCCTGATCCGTTTCGCGACGGAGGACGTCACGGTCGGCGACAAGGTCCTCCCCAAGGGCGAGGCCCTGATCGTGTCGTTCGGCGCGCTGGGCCGGGACGAGGAGCAGTACGGCCCCACCGCCGGCGAGTTCGACGCGACCCGCTCCCCCAACCGCCACATCGCCTTCGGTCACGGCCCGCACGTCTGCCCGGGTGCCGCGCTGTCCCGCCTGGAAGCGGGGGTCGCGCTGCCCGCCCTGTACGAGCGCTTCCCCGAGCTGGAGCTCGCCGTACCGGCCTCCGAGCTGCGCAACAAGCCGATCGTCACCCAGAACGACCTGTTCGACCTGCCGGTCGAACTGGGCTGA